In the genome of Leptospira congkakensis, one region contains:
- a CDS encoding class I SAM-dependent methyltransferase: MSENLYTQKISIQDEMPRLSAQANLLKLLLDPFLDSISFEKESGLALDAGAGPGVLTSFLMKKNPNLRWSACDISEEMVQYCKLGHPKVDWKVSDVRALDYPDNHFDFIFNSMVLIHIKEPEKALKEFYRVLKPGGKILIHCPNDKSFTGPQVLLDMVAKHATIHPADRYVMEKVPGLMEGLGFKLAARTDFIASNDGNDDKPVVEYPKIHLGMMTGWSMMSFMGHPEGMQELYSKLQSDYMSNRVKFTINLETHLYQK, from the coding sequence TTGAGCGAAAACCTATACACACAAAAAATATCCATCCAGGATGAGATGCCGAGATTGTCCGCACAGGCAAATCTCCTAAAACTTCTCCTCGATCCTTTTTTGGATTCTATTTCGTTTGAGAAGGAATCTGGCCTTGCTTTGGATGCTGGGGCAGGTCCTGGTGTTCTCACAAGTTTTCTAATGAAAAAAAATCCCAACCTTCGTTGGTCTGCCTGTGATATTTCTGAAGAAATGGTTCAGTATTGTAAACTAGGCCATCCAAAAGTAGACTGGAAGGTCTCCGATGTACGGGCTCTGGATTATCCAGACAACCATTTTGACTTTATTTTCAATTCGATGGTTCTCATCCATATCAAAGAACCAGAAAAAGCTTTAAAGGAATTCTACCGAGTTTTGAAACCTGGCGGAAAGATTCTCATCCATTGCCCCAACGATAAATCCTTCACAGGCCCACAAGTGCTTTTGGATATGGTTGCCAAACATGCGACCATCCATCCAGCTGACAGGTATGTCATGGAAAAAGTTCCAGGGCTCATGGAAGGTTTAGGATTTAAACTAGCGGCAAGAACCGATTTTATTGCGTCCAATGATGGGAATGATGACAAACCAGTTGTAGAATACCCAAAAATTCATTTGGGTATGATGACCGGTTGGTCTATGATGTCCTTTATGGGCCATCCAGAAGGAATGCAAGAATTGTATTCCAAACTTCAATCCGACTATATGTCCAATCGTGTGAAATTCACGATCAA